AGACAATGATGAAATGGGCAATACCGGATACGTTCGAACAAGAGGACGAATTCAACACACCTGGCTTTAATAAAAACTTTGAATTATTTTTCGATACACACGATTTGAAGTGGACGTTCATCGACAAACGAAGAGAATACATTGACGACTTGTTCAGCTGTAAAATGAAGACTACCACTCCAGCTCGCTTCATTCGACCGTATCAAGTGATTCCAAGCTGTCTGGTTATGTTTAGGTGGCTCTGTCTTTTTCGCGCCTACGTGACCGAGGAAACGGGTCTAACGTTTTATCGCATTTGGCGTTATCGCTTGAAACACCGGGCTACTGGTATGAACTTTGATGTTTATGACTGGAAAGCAGCTATGTCGTGTACTCTCTCAAACGGAAGTCCAACTTGTACATCTTTCAGAGAGGATGCATTAGAACTCCTCACTATTCTTACCCACCCACACTTCCTTATGCACCCCATGGGAGTAAGCATCGGGAAGGAGCTTCACTTCTCCCTTCCCAAACGGCTCAGTAGTAGATGTAACTCTGCAACATCCTCCCTTTCCAGCTGTGGAGTAACAAGCCCAAGATCACCTTTACGGAGTAAGGGGAATTTTTCATTTGACCAAAAAGACACTGCACCAAAGCACAAGATTGCTAGCAGCACCACTGATAGTGACGATGAATCGGATGGAGGCTTTGACACTGGCTACATTGCCAACTGTGAAGACTTCATAAGTAGCAAGCACTGGGATGTGGAAGAACAGAACAAAATCCAAGCTGAGGTGGCTGGCATGTGGACAGTCGTCAACAACAACGATGCCTCCCACCTCTTTGTAAACTATGATGTAAACAACAATAACTGGATTTTCCATGACTGTCTTTTATCTTTCCCTGAGCCATGGATGTCAGGGATTGTAGCAATTCCTGGACATTGTGACACCCTCACAGGGCATGGCTTTAGCATAGAACCCATTCCAAGCTGCCTGGCTTTGTATCGATTAGTTTGCCTCATGAACATAAATGCAAGAGTGTATGCCAGCATGGAGGATGCGTCAATTTGGGCATTGCATTTGATCCATAACACCACTCGTGGAGTGTTGCATCTAAAAGATTTGAATGGTAAGGGCGGTTTTCCTTTTTGCTCTTATACCATGTCCTCTGTGCTAAAACAATGCACGGTGGTTATAGAGTGGacacccattttttttttgttaattcttGGGTTGTAAAAAAGTAATGCCCTTATAATATTTAACTCACTAAACAGGATTTCCAAAAAATAACAATATCCCATTAACATtccatttataattataatgagAACGGAAAGTCTTCAAATATAAAAAGGTATAAACTGAACTGACCACTATCTAGGCACTACTACAAAGTTATCtgtaaaacaaaacttaaagaacaaaaattactactaatttttaaaatctaaattttattttgtacaGTTGCAAAGATAGGCAACCATCAAGAAGCGTTCTGgttggataactttatcctATTATGCAACCTTAGTGTTCAATCATTCATTAACTTCTTATGTTACAGAATTTTCCCCCTAATTTTTTTAGCACAACAGGGTTTGTTGCTTATGTGttatattttgaattcaaatactacaTAAAGTCGATATATTATTCATTTTACAGCATTTTGGATTGCATGAGAAACTTTGCATGTTTTTGAGCAAAGAGTTTTGTTGTTCTCAATATTGGCTGATCTTTTGAACTCATGGAAGTGATTAGGCATTATTTTAATATTGGGACATCCCTTGAGGAAATCTTTTAACATGCAGAAGCCATGTGTTATGAAATTACATGTAAGTCACATGCCACCCTGGGCCTTTTATATCAAACAAAGTgttaaaaaatcaaaacattttctttctttttgtccctgaaaacaagcaaaatatgATTGTTATCCTTTAGGTTTTGAGGTGTGAAGTTGGCATGTTAAGTACCTTTTAGATTATGGAACAAAGTGGTGAGAGATGAGTGGCAGATCATGTTTGAAAGTTGAAGTTTTCTTCATTAGAGAAGCTATCTTTTGGCAAGCCTCTAAGCTTGTTAGACACTAATTCCTTTTGCTTTGGTGATAATGTCTGGGTGTataatattaaaattttatCCTTGAATAACAGAATTGGCTTTAAAAGGTAGCAAGAAAGTTCAAGACTTTGGTGAAACATGTGCTTTTCTGTGTGTTGTGTGTTATCTGATAGTGACACCTGGCctacaaaataagaaaataaatattgatttaCAAACCATGAGAATGAAATTCAATATAAACAATCGAAAATTGCAAGGGTTGAAATTTCCTTTATGGTTTCCTGCCTTGGCTTTTGttgttaaaaataaaagaataaagcCATTCATAGTTTGCAGTAAGTGTCCTTTGTCTTCCAAGCATTATTAATATCAATGTTCATATTTCTGCTTGGGGTTGTGAATTGGGGTTGCAGATTGTCACGATAAACTCAGATGCctgcatttttgtttcaaagtaCGGAAAGCTCAGGAATTGTTGAAAAGAAGGTTGAGATCACGTTACAAAAAATGATCCTTGATCTCAGAAATtaaattccttttcttgatCTTTGATGAATTTTGAGTTAAACACCAGGATAAATTCCATTATGAGAAAATTACTTACATGTAGGTCTAACACTGACTATTACAACTTGACTAATTTTGATATTTGACTCTCTAACTACAGGTATCATCCCAACAACAAAAACTATCATGTGCAgtctttaaattatttattatctcTGAACTTTCCTATTCAAATAACTGATCATAACTGTACAGTTGTTGTATAACCCAGGAAAACttgctaaactaaaaaaagTCTTAATGCCCTTTCAAGatccatgttttcaactttctcaATTATAGCAAAACCTACAAATGTACTGTAGTTTTGACCCATTTAAAGGCACGATTTGTAGACCCAGCCAGTTTAGATTATCTGTATTATGATAGTGATCACTAGTATGGGAAttatattgtggtaccaaaaaAATCAAGGAAGCAACATGCTTACGTAATTTTTTCATGCTTGTGGTGGTTTACTTGAAAGCAGTTGTTTTTACATTACATGGATTAGGTTCTTTCCAATAATCCATTTCGACTGCAGCAAAGTGCTCATATTTTAATCCTTCAGGaatgttttattaaaaagagcCTTGCACTTTGCTGGCTTTCGTACGTACTCAGAACAGTTAATTTAGAAGGGAAGTTGGATGGTATTTGT
The Montipora capricornis isolate CH-2021 chromosome 10, ASM3666992v2, whole genome shotgun sequence genome window above contains:
- the LOC138022184 gene encoding uncharacterized protein, whose translation is MAAFLDEILLHIFGYLDGPTLAKTSLVCKQWRNIAKTPSLWRRLVLLRWPSQRFLYEKASLSHINWNNIYQDLTLRGNFSPDEMKYFICCRVSGDELTEIELRENMFFHMAETMMKWAIPDTFEQEDEFNTPGFNKNFELFFDTHDLKWTFIDKRREYIDDLFSCKMKTTTPARFIRPYQVIPSCLVMFRWLCLFRAYVTEETGLTFYRIWRYRLKHRATGMNFDVYDWKAAMSCTLSNGSPTCTSFREDALELLTILTHPHFLMHPMGVSIGKELHFSLPKRLSSRCNSATSSLSSCGVTSPRSPLRSKGNFSFDQKDTAPKHKIASSTTDSDDESDGGFDTGYIANCEDFISSKHWDVEEQNKIQAEVAGMWTVVNNNDASHLFVNYDVNNNNWIFHDCLLSFPEPWMSGIVAIPGHCDTLTGHGFSIEPIPSCLALYRLVCLMNINARVYASMEDASIWALHLIHNTTRGVLHLKDLNGWFDVSASLTEDMQNQLRESSDKVTGLETLQWCDISTPVPIPDNISDYVASDEDSEAGDEKSDDIWCLTPVQSDEVCLSSSSGSEVDIDDLEEFWFSSLTPQLMGAGETQLHLEDSEIPEGSFVHDSNGLWSSLASPDLSAMPDVEDHTCMAAYGRDLPPSHFDHDSYQGGFDVPEEFRNPQFPDGNSNHVQINSHPSDSDGSDVHSTESAQSSTLKQFKHDVITLLNLLMDEKFAHPYGTIAGSVA